In the genome of Coturnix japonica isolate 7356 chromosome Z, Coturnix japonica 2.1, whole genome shotgun sequence, one region contains:
- the PLIN2 gene encoding perilipin-2 isoform X2: protein MALAAIDPQQNIVSRVANLPLVSSTYDMVSTAYITTKDNHPYLKSVCEIAEKGVKTITSVAMTSAMPIIQKLEPQIVVANNYACIGLDKIEERLPILNQPTDKVVANAKGVVVGAREAVTTTVTGAKETVAHKITGVVGKTKEAVQDSVEMTKSVVNGGINTVLGSRVVQMMSSGMDSALTKSETLVDQYLPLTEAELEREAAKVEGFEVGVQKPSYYVRLGSLSSKFRARAYQQALNKVRDAKQKSQETISQLHNTVSLIEYARKNMNSANQKLLGAQEKLYQSWVEWKKNTGQNDGDESHSAEHIESRTLAIAQSLTQQLQTTCLTLVSSIQGLPQSVQDQVNSVRSMAGDVYEIFRSASSFQELSDTFLTTSKGQLKKMKESLDDVMDYLVNNTPLNWLVGPFYPQLPGTQHAENEGEGERNSSQEDKQLEHNTE, encoded by the exons atggcattagCAGCAATTGATCCACAACAG AACATTGTGTCGAGGGTAGCAAACCTTCCTTTGGTGAGCTCCACCTATGATATGGTGTCTACAGCCTACATCACCACGAAGGATAACCATCCCTATTTGAAGTCAGTATGTGAGATAGCTGAGAAAGGAGTGAAGACAATTACTTCAGTAGCCATGACTAGTGCTATGCCTATCATCCAGAAACTGGAACCACAAA TTGTGGTTGCCAACAACTATGCATGTATAGGTCTTGATAAAATTGAAGAGAGACTTCCTATTCTGAATCAACCCACTGACAAG GTTGTTGCCAATGCTAAGGGTGTAGTTGTTGGAGCCAGAGAAGCTGTAACAACCACTGTGACTGGTGCCAAGGAAACTGTTGCTCACAAAATAACTGGAGTTGTGGGCAAGACTAAAGAAGCAGTGCAAGACAGTGTAGAAATGACTAAATCTGTTGTCAATGGAGGCATTAACACTGTTTTGGGAAGTCGTGTGGTGCAAATGATGAGCAGTGGAATGGACAGTGCTCTCACTAAATCAGAGACCCTTGTAGACCAGTATCTCCCACTTACAGAAGCAGAACTAG AAAGAGAAGCTGCAAAAGTTGAAGGTTTTGAAGTTGGAGTTCAAAAGCCAAGTTACTATGTTCGACTAGGATCTCTGTCTTCAAAGTTCCGTGCACGTGCCTACCAACAAGCCTTAAACAAAGTGAGAGATGCTAAACAAAAAAGCCAGGAGACAATTTCTCAGCTCCACAACACTGTTAGTCTG ATCGAGTATGCCAGAAAGAACATGAATAGTGCCAATCAGAAACTTCTTGGTGCTCAGGAAAAGCTTTATCAATCCTGGgtagaatggaagaaaaatacaggtcAAAATGATGGTGATGAATCGCATAGTGCTGAG cacatTGAGTCAAGAACTCTAGCTATTGCTCAGAGTCTCACTCAGCAGCTTCAGACCACCTGCCTCACACTGGTTTCAAGCATACAAGGGCTGCCACAGAGTGTGCAGGATCAGGTTAACAGTGTTCGCTCAATGGCTGGTGATGTCTATGAAATCTTCCGATCAGCATCCTCCTTCCAGGAACTTTCAGACACCTTTCTTACTACTAGCAAAggacagctgaagaaaatgaaggagtCTCTGGATGATGTGATGGATTATCTTGTTAACAACACACCGCTCAACTGGCTGGTAGGTCCCTTTTACCCGCAACTGCCTGGCACTCAGCATGCTGAGAACGAGGGTGAAGGGGAGAGAAATTCCAGCCAGGAAGACAAACAGCTTGAACACAATACTGAGTAA
- the PLIN2 gene encoding perilipin-2 isoform X1 codes for MALAAIDPQQNIVSRVANLPLVSSTYDMVSTAYITTKDNHPYLKSVCEIAEKGVKTITSVAMTSAMPIIQKLEPQIVVANNYACIGLDKIEERLPILNQPTDKVVANAKGVVVGAREAVTTTVTGAKETVAHKITGVVGKTKEAVQDSVEMTKSVVNGGINTVLGSRVVQMMSSGMDSALTKSETLVDQYLPLTEAELEREAAKVEGFEVGVQKPSYYVRLGSLSSKFRARAYQQALNKVRDAKQKSQETISQLHNTVSLIEYARKNMNSANQKLLGAQEKLYQSWVEWKKNTGQNDGDESHSAEHIESRTLAIAQSLTQQLQTTCLTLVSSIQGLPQSVQDQVNSVRSMAGDVYEIFRSASSFQELSDTFLTTSKGQLKKMKESLDDVMDYLVNNTPLNWLVPDFTITDLSSESDGIPDILDLDEEDQQDFSRTNGPYTTGQRAE; via the exons atggcattagCAGCAATTGATCCACAACAG AACATTGTGTCGAGGGTAGCAAACCTTCCTTTGGTGAGCTCCACCTATGATATGGTGTCTACAGCCTACATCACCACGAAGGATAACCATCCCTATTTGAAGTCAGTATGTGAGATAGCTGAGAAAGGAGTGAAGACAATTACTTCAGTAGCCATGACTAGTGCTATGCCTATCATCCAGAAACTGGAACCACAAA TTGTGGTTGCCAACAACTATGCATGTATAGGTCTTGATAAAATTGAAGAGAGACTTCCTATTCTGAATCAACCCACTGACAAG GTTGTTGCCAATGCTAAGGGTGTAGTTGTTGGAGCCAGAGAAGCTGTAACAACCACTGTGACTGGTGCCAAGGAAACTGTTGCTCACAAAATAACTGGAGTTGTGGGCAAGACTAAAGAAGCAGTGCAAGACAGTGTAGAAATGACTAAATCTGTTGTCAATGGAGGCATTAACACTGTTTTGGGAAGTCGTGTGGTGCAAATGATGAGCAGTGGAATGGACAGTGCTCTCACTAAATCAGAGACCCTTGTAGACCAGTATCTCCCACTTACAGAAGCAGAACTAG AAAGAGAAGCTGCAAAAGTTGAAGGTTTTGAAGTTGGAGTTCAAAAGCCAAGTTACTATGTTCGACTAGGATCTCTGTCTTCAAAGTTCCGTGCACGTGCCTACCAACAAGCCTTAAACAAAGTGAGAGATGCTAAACAAAAAAGCCAGGAGACAATTTCTCAGCTCCACAACACTGTTAGTCTG ATCGAGTATGCCAGAAAGAACATGAATAGTGCCAATCAGAAACTTCTTGGTGCTCAGGAAAAGCTTTATCAATCCTGGgtagaatggaagaaaaatacaggtcAAAATGATGGTGATGAATCGCATAGTGCTGAG cacatTGAGTCAAGAACTCTAGCTATTGCTCAGAGTCTCACTCAGCAGCTTCAGACCACCTGCCTCACACTGGTTTCAAGCATACAAGGGCTGCCACAGAGTGTGCAGGATCAGGTTAACAGTGTTCGCTCAATGGCTGGTGATGTCTATGAAATCTTCCGATCAGCATCCTCCTTCCAGGAACTTTCAGACACCTTTCTTACTACTAGCAAAggacagctgaagaaaatgaaggagtCTCTGGATGATGTGATGGATTATCTTGTTAACAACACACCGCTCAACTGGCTG